A single Polyodon spathula isolate WHYD16114869_AA chromosome 6, ASM1765450v1, whole genome shotgun sequence DNA region contains:
- the LOC121317386 gene encoding terminal nucleotidyltransferase 5A-like gives MADGEHASASTSSSTGNSLGTESSNLNVLNWEQVQRLDNILTETIPIHGRGNFPTLEMKPRDIVKVVRSRLEEHNINVRDVRLNGSAASHVLHEDSGLGYKDLDLIFCADLKGEAAFRTVKDIVLDCLLDFLPEGVNKQRITPLTLKEAYVQKMVKVCNDSDRWNLISLSNNSGKNVELKFVDSLRRQFEFSVDSFQIKLDSLLLFYECSENPMTETFHPTIIGESVYGDFQAALDHLCNKIISTRNPEEIRGGGLLKYCNLLVRGFRAVSEPEIKSLQRYMCSRFFIDFSDICEQQRKLEAYLQNHFVGLEDRKYDYLMTLHGVVDESTVCLMGHERRQTLNLISMLAISVLAEQNIIPNVTNVTCYYQPAPYVADANFSNYYIAQVQPVFTCQQHTFSTWLPCN, from the exons atGGCAGATGGTGAACATGCCAGCGCTAGTACTAGTAGTAGTACTGGGAATAGCCTTGGTACGGAGAGCAGCAATTTAAACGTGTTGAACTGGGAGCAAGTGCAGCGCCTGGATAATATATTGACCGAGACAATCCCCATTCACGGCCGAGGAAATTTCCCTACTTTGGAAATGAAACCCCGAGACATAGTGAAAGTTGTGAGGAGCAGACTGGAAGAACACAACATAAACGTGAGAGATGTAAGGTTAAACGGGTCTGCAGCAAGCCACGTACTTCACGAAGACAGTGGCTTGGGGTACAAGGACCTGGACCTCATTTTCTGTGCAGACCTTAAAGGCGAAGCGGCATTTCGAACTGTCAAGGATATTGTTCTCGACTGCCTCTTGGATTTCTTGCCAGAAGGGGTAAATAAGCAGAGGATTACACCTCTAACCCTAAAG GAAGCCTATGTGCAGAAAATGGTGAAAGTCTGCAACGATTCAGACCGGTGGAACCTTATATCCTTATCCAACAACAGTGGCAAAAATGTGGAGCTGAAGTTTGTGGACTCCTTGAGACGTCAGTTTGAATTCAGCGTAGACTCTTTCCAAATCAAACTTGACTCTTTATTACTTTTTTACGAATGCTCTGAAAACCCCATGACAGAAACCTTTCACCCCACCATCATCGGAGAGAGTGTCTACGGAGACTTCCAAGCAGCCCTTGACCACCTGTGTAACAAAATCATTTCCACCAGGAACCCAGAAGAGATCCGAGGAGGTGGGCTTCTCAAGTACTGTAACCTGTTGGTCAGAGGCTTCAGGGCAGTTTCAGAGCCTGAAATCAAGTCTCTCCAGCGGTACATGTGCTCCAGGTTCTTCATTGACTTCTCCGATATATGCGAACAGCAACGAAAGCTGGAAGCTTACCTACAAAACCACTTTGTGGGACTGGAGGACCGCAAGTACGACTATTTAATGACACTTCACGGGGTTGTTGATGAGAGTACAGTGTGCTTAATGGGGCACGAGAGGAGACAGACCCTCAACCTTATTTCCATGCTAGCCATTAGCGTCCTGGCAGAGCAGAACATCATCCCAAATGTGACAAATGTAACCTGCTATTACCAGCCGGCCCCTTATGTGGCAGATGCCAATTTCAGTAATTACTACATTGCCCAAGTCCAGCCTGTGTTCACCTGCCAGCAACATACTTTCTCAACCTGGTTGCCTtgcaactga